The following are from one region of the Halobacteriovorax vibrionivorans genome:
- a CDS encoding TolC family protein, with protein sequence MSRIYLFTSLCLLSHFTIIASVEDLYIKSLKKSKQVEVFELTEDKSISDLNTIESSLYPSLDIVNENTYENRYPNFSSTNKELDSEVYLSMKQKLFQGGAEFALYDYKKVVPKQARALKEKNLAAYYSQFATLYFQVSSAIEEYERIDGLLSNLRKRVSIVKKRTKIGRDRKADLFALESQLHRLEANLVATKALVRSSITDFRNFSGLDKIEGLKNRIDPLGLKLSKNVDLENIPELKSLKFDYESSVLESKIEKANLYPQIDLSANYNLDKNEGGNRDWGVSLNVTLNLLDFGERSSKVTSKKIVERINSAQVDFTRRNSINRWNTFVRNFEAKKNELITLRRALDRSRAAYQEQLKDLDKGLVTQIEVIRSLDDVIDLEKLAIRSSLEVKSIFYQANAYLGNIPKG encoded by the coding sequence TTGAGTCGAATTTATTTATTCACTTCACTATGCCTACTGTCACATTTTACAATAATTGCCTCAGTTGAGGATCTCTATATTAAGTCTCTTAAAAAATCAAAGCAAGTTGAGGTCTTCGAATTAACAGAAGATAAGTCAATTTCAGATCTCAATACAATAGAGTCATCACTATATCCAAGTCTTGATATTGTTAATGAGAATACTTATGAAAACAGGTATCCAAATTTTTCCTCAACGAATAAGGAATTGGATTCTGAGGTTTATCTTTCGATGAAACAAAAGCTCTTTCAAGGTGGAGCAGAATTTGCACTTTATGATTATAAGAAAGTTGTTCCTAAACAGGCCCGTGCTCTAAAAGAGAAGAACCTGGCAGCTTACTATAGTCAATTTGCTACTTTATATTTTCAAGTCTCTTCTGCAATTGAAGAATATGAAAGAATCGATGGACTACTTAGCAATTTAAGAAAAAGAGTTAGTATTGTTAAAAAAAGGACGAAAATTGGCCGTGATAGAAAGGCCGATCTTTTTGCCCTCGAATCCCAGCTTCATCGACTTGAAGCTAACCTCGTTGCAACTAAAGCATTAGTTAGAAGTTCGATAACAGACTTTAGAAATTTTTCTGGGCTTGATAAGATTGAAGGCTTAAAAAATCGTATTGATCCGCTAGGACTTAAGCTTTCAAAGAATGTTGATCTTGAGAATATTCCAGAACTTAAAAGTCTTAAGTTCGATTATGAAAGCTCAGTCCTTGAAAGTAAGATTGAAAAGGCTAACTTATATCCACAAATTGATTTAAGTGCTAATTACAACCTCGATAAGAATGAGGGGGGAAATCGTGACTGGGGTGTAAGCCTAAATGTTACCCTTAATCTATTAGACTTTGGAGAGAGATCTTCAAAAGTTACTAGCAAGAAAATAGTAGAACGTATTAATAGTGCACAGGTTGATTTCACCAGACGTAATTCTATTAATCGATGGAATACTTTCGTTCGAAATTTTGAAGCCAAGAAGAATGAATTAATTACTCTTCGAAGAGCGCTGGATCGAAGTCGAGCAGCCTATCAAGAACAACTCAAAGATTTAGATAAAGGTCTAGTCACTCAAATTGAAGTCATCAGATCTCTTGATGATGTTATTGATCTTGAAAAATTAGCGATTAGATCATCACTTGAAGTTAAGTCAATCTTCTATCAGGCCAATGCTTATCTTGGAAATATTCCTAAGGGTTAA
- a CDS encoding gamma-glutamyl-gamma-aminobutyrate hydrolase family protein, with protein MKPLIGVTKSYGLTGIIQNLAIRVCLYFSNARSVNLSTKHPQLDLDIDGLIISGGTDLYPGIYNNKDIKENYKYDHKRDELELNWLRVAKKRRLPIFCICRGAQLLNVFKGGTLHTDVSKVFEGAHYPSSLWGKVFYRKKIKIKPNTRLNEIFKKDETEVNSLHSQSIDKLGTGLDVSAVEDNGVIQAVENEGPRFIMGLQFHPEFLFYRKDIRNLFREFVRASKDYSRQ; from the coding sequence GGCAATTAGGGTTTGTTTATATTTTTCTAATGCAAGATCAGTAAATCTCTCAACAAAACATCCTCAATTAGATCTTGATATTGATGGCCTAATCATTTCAGGAGGAACTGACTTATATCCGGGAATTTATAATAACAAGGACATTAAAGAGAATTATAAATATGATCATAAACGTGATGAGCTCGAACTTAATTGGCTTAGAGTTGCAAAAAAGAGGAGGCTTCCCATTTTTTGTATTTGTCGTGGAGCTCAACTTCTAAATGTGTTTAAGGGGGGAACTCTTCATACAGATGTCTCAAAAGTATTTGAAGGGGCACACTATCCAAGTAGCTTGTGGGGTAAAGTCTTTTATCGAAAAAAGATAAAGATTAAACCTAATACTCGTTTAAATGAAATTTTTAAAAAGGATGAAACTGAAGTTAATAGCTTACATAGTCAATCTATTGATAAACTCGGCACAGGCCTTGATGTGAGTGCAGTTGAGGATAATGGTGTTATTCAAGCTGTGGAAAATGAAGGCCCTCGATTTATCATGGGATTACAATTTCATCCCGAGTTTCTCTTTTATCGAAAAGATATAAGGAATTTGTTTCGAGAATTTGTAAGGGCCTCTAAAGATTATTCTCGTCAGTGA
- a CDS encoding efflux RND transporter permease subunit yields MKLSSISIKNPVFAWMLMFSLILFGALGFTKLGINENPDVDYPSISISYEYEGATPEVVEKDVLEPAESILVSMQGIKDMTSTAGRGQGRIELEFSLDKNIDFALQEVQTLLGRAQRLLPDTVETPTVTKSNAADDPVMYLALVSTTLNERELNILFKDGIIDQLTTIEGVSEVRAFGARDPMMRVDVKAEKLEQYQLTLSDIVETLKRESVELPAGKFETPETETSLRVLGEGRTVEDFNNMIINRRGGRANYVPIRLSDVAHIYAGVENRTRISRVNRTPSLSMPIYKQRGVNAVEVADRVKERVKEISNNLPEGTNLSVNFDRTSFIRLSINELLQNLLLSVLLTSLVCWLFLNSMSATINILLAIPTAIIGTFAFMYLMGFSLNTFSLLGLTLAIGIVVDDAIVMLENIVRYAKKGHDKVQASFKGSSEIAFAVLATTAVLVAIFAPITMMPGIEGRFFREFALTICIAVSLSSLEALTLAPMRCSQFLNVASEGIFIHHWVDSAVDFGKRTYVKCLNFALGHRIKILLTSLVVIFVSFTSLNFIDKEFAPESDRGFMFVIFIAPDGKSLDYTNAKVKEYEAIVEKNENVRRMIVAVGGGRGATTGNRGFGVLILKDRNERTKTQFEIASDLRKELAGIEGIKIIIRDRMGSAIGGRRGSPIEFTITGPDAEIQAQLYKQLEKEMRESKLMVGVRSDDIGELPEVHIIPDRIKAQQRGVEVRTIAEALNVGVGGVSATKYTERGRRYDVFVQLKEEDRTRENISSLLLQNNRGEFVTLNDVVKIEDAFGPQSIYRENRARGIRVDANLNTDVAQSKAIAFIKEVSKNVLPKGYYIKFSKDLNESLFSVLMIMVLGLVIAYMVLASQFNSFSDPITVFLAIPFGLAGSFIALWLSGSTLNIYSMIGILLTMGIVKKTSILIVEFSNQLRDEGKELTDAILVACETRFRPIIMTTFTTLASALPAAIIVGAGSETRRPMALVIIGGVFLSTIFTLIVVPCFYSLIARPRRKILEEV; encoded by the coding sequence ATGAAACTATCATCAATATCGATTAAGAATCCTGTTTTCGCATGGATGCTAATGTTCTCACTAATCTTATTTGGGGCACTCGGTTTTACGAAACTAGGGATAAATGAAAACCCTGATGTTGATTATCCATCGATTTCTATCTCTTATGAATATGAAGGTGCAACACCTGAAGTAGTTGAAAAAGATGTATTAGAGCCTGCTGAATCTATACTTGTTTCTATGCAAGGGATTAAAGATATGACCTCGACAGCTGGCCGTGGTCAAGGACGTATTGAATTAGAATTCTCTCTTGATAAGAATATCGACTTTGCATTACAAGAAGTGCAAACACTCCTAGGAAGGGCCCAGAGACTTCTTCCTGATACTGTTGAAACACCAACCGTGACAAAATCAAATGCAGCAGATGATCCTGTTATGTATTTAGCGTTAGTTTCAACAACATTAAATGAGCGAGAGCTAAATATTTTATTCAAAGATGGAATTATTGATCAATTAACAACAATTGAGGGTGTCTCTGAGGTAAGAGCATTTGGTGCCCGTGACCCAATGATGAGAGTTGATGTTAAAGCTGAAAAACTTGAACAATATCAATTAACTCTTTCAGATATCGTAGAAACTCTCAAGCGAGAAAGTGTTGAGTTACCGGCCGGAAAATTTGAAACACCTGAGACCGAAACGAGTCTTCGTGTTCTAGGTGAAGGTCGAACAGTTGAAGACTTTAATAATATGATCATTAATCGTAGGGGAGGAAGGGCGAATTACGTACCAATAAGACTCTCAGACGTTGCCCATATATATGCTGGGGTTGAGAATCGAACTCGTATCTCTCGTGTTAATCGAACACCTTCTCTTTCTATGCCTATTTATAAGCAAAGAGGTGTAAATGCCGTAGAAGTTGCAGATAGAGTAAAAGAGCGTGTAAAGGAGATATCAAATAATCTTCCAGAGGGAACAAATCTCTCTGTTAACTTTGATCGTACATCTTTTATTCGTTTATCTATTAATGAATTATTACAAAACCTATTATTATCAGTTTTATTAACATCTCTTGTTTGTTGGCTCTTTTTAAACTCAATGTCAGCAACAATTAATATACTCCTAGCAATTCCAACGGCAATTATAGGAACATTCGCATTCATGTATTTAATGGGATTCTCTTTAAATACGTTCTCTCTTTTAGGACTGACTTTAGCAATTGGAATCGTCGTTGATGATGCCATTGTAATGCTTGAAAATATTGTTCGCTACGCTAAGAAAGGCCACGATAAAGTCCAAGCTTCTTTTAAGGGGAGTAGCGAGATCGCCTTTGCCGTTCTTGCAACGACAGCTGTCCTTGTTGCTATCTTTGCACCAATTACAATGATGCCTGGGATAGAAGGACGCTTTTTTAGAGAATTTGCTTTAACAATTTGTATTGCCGTAAGTTTATCTTCTCTTGAGGCCTTAACTTTAGCTCCAATGAGATGTTCTCAATTTTTAAATGTTGCTTCTGAAGGGATCTTTATTCATCACTGGGTTGATAGTGCTGTTGATTTTGGAAAAAGAACTTATGTAAAATGTCTAAACTTTGCTCTAGGTCATCGAATAAAAATTCTCTTAACTTCTTTAGTCGTTATCTTTGTTTCATTTACGTCTTTAAACTTTATCGATAAGGAATTTGCACCAGAGTCTGATCGAGGCTTTATGTTTGTGATCTTTATTGCTCCAGATGGAAAGAGTCTAGATTATACAAATGCAAAGGTGAAGGAATATGAGGCCATCGTTGAAAAGAATGAAAATGTTCGAAGAATGATTGTTGCCGTTGGTGGTGGACGTGGGGCCACGACTGGAAATCGTGGCTTCGGTGTACTGATCTTAAAGGATCGAAACGAGAGAACCAAGACCCAATTTGAAATTGCCTCAGATCTTAGAAAAGAATTAGCTGGGATAGAAGGGATCAAGATTATTATTCGAGACCGCATGGGATCTGCAATTGGTGGCCGAAGAGGTAGTCCAATTGAATTTACCATTACTGGCCCAGATGCTGAGATTCAAGCTCAACTTTATAAGCAGTTAGAAAAAGAGATGCGCGAATCAAAACTTATGGTTGGTGTTCGTTCTGATGATATTGGTGAGCTTCCTGAAGTTCATATAATTCCAGATCGAATTAAAGCACAGCAAAGGGGAGTTGAAGTTAGAACAATTGCTGAGGCCTTAAACGTTGGTGTAGGTGGTGTTAGTGCAACAAAGTATACAGAACGCGGACGACGCTATGATGTCTTTGTTCAATTAAAAGAAGAAGATCGCACACGTGAAAATATCTCTTCACTTCTTTTGCAAAATAATCGCGGAGAATTTGTAACTCTAAATGATGTTGTAAAGATTGAGGATGCATTCGGTCCACAATCAATTTACCGAGAAAATAGAGCAAGAGGTATACGAGTTGATGCAAACTTAAATACTGATGTTGCTCAAAGTAAGGCAATCGCTTTTATAAAAGAAGTTAGTAAGAATGTGTTACCAAAGGGATACTATATTAAGTTTTCTAAGGACCTAAATGAATCTCTCTTCAGTGTTCTTATGATCATGGTCCTAGGTCTAGTAATTGCTTATATGGTTCTTGCCAGTCAATTTAATTCATTTTCAGATCCAATTACTGTTTTCTTGGCCATCCCATTTGGCTTGGCGGGATCTTTTATTGCACTATGGTTATCTGGAAGTACGCTGAATATTTATTCAATGATTGGTATTCTCTTAACGATGGGGATTGTTAAAAAGACATCAATTCTAATCGTAGAATTCTCAAATCAGCTTAGAGATGAAGGTAAAGAATTAACTGATGCAATTCTTGTTGCTTGTGAAACTCGATTTAGACCAATTATTATGACAACCTTCACAACTCTTGCATCGGCTTTACCTGCCGCTATTATTGTGGGAGCAGGCTCTGAAACGAGAAGGCCAATGGCCCTTGTTATTATTGGTGGTGTTTTCCTATCGACAATTTTTACACTTATTGTCGTTCCTTGTTTCTATTCACTTATAGCAAGGCCAAGAAGAAAGATTTTAGAAGAGGTGTAG
- a CDS encoding helix-turn-helix transcriptional regulator, which translates to MNQNEAKWTFFSNHGHVYLLIAANEDIIVREIASRVGITERSVLGIIQDLYDAGYIMKEKVGRSNRYKIVPKKTLRHSLESNVQLQDLIDLITKTKNS; encoded by the coding sequence ATGAACCAGAATGAAGCAAAGTGGACATTTTTTAGTAATCACGGGCACGTATACCTGCTGATAGCTGCAAATGAGGACATTATTGTAAGAGAAATCGCTTCTAGAGTTGGCATCACCGAACGCTCTGTTCTAGGAATTATTCAAGACCTTTATGACGCAGGGTATATAATGAAGGAAAAAGTTGGTCGATCAAATCGTTACAAGATTGTTCCCAAGAAAACCTTGAGACACTCACTTGAATCAAATGTTCAACTACAAGATCTCATCGATCTGATTACTAAAACTAAAAATAGCTAA